The genomic stretch GCGGGAGTAGTGGCGGTCGTCGCGTCCTTGTCGGCGTCCGGGAAAGGCAGGGGCGTCTGGTTCGGCATCGCGGGCATTATGCCCTTCGCGCCTTGCGCGTTCAGGGCGCCGCGGCGGCGGCCGGGGCGTCGGCAGCGGCGGACGTCGCGGCGGGTTTGCGGCCTTGCGTCGTCGCGACCGGGGCATTTTCATCCGCGGTCGGCGAGGGCGCGGTGCCGTTCGCCGCGCGCGCGGCTTCGGCCTCGGCGTGGCGCAGGGCGTCGGTGAGGTACCAGTGGCCGTCGCGCCGCTCGACCGCCAATTCGGCTTGGATCGCCTTGCCCGCCAGCGTGTAGTCCAGGCGGATCCGGGCGCGGTCGCCGTCGCGTTCGATCAGGCTCGCCCGGGCGGTGCCGAGGTCGGCGTCCACGTCCAGCCCGTACGTCTTGAGCACCCGCTTCAGGCGTTCGAAGAACGGCCCCATGCGCTCCAGGCTGTGGCGCATGCCCAGCTCGCGGAAGCGTTCCGGCCCGCCGGCCAGCCCGGTGTGGCGGGCGCCGGCGACCAGCGAGGGAATCGTCTGGCGCGCAAGTTGCACGTCGCCCAGCGGCGCCTTCTGCGCCCAGCGGCTGATCGCGCTCACCAGTTGCACGTAATGGGCCCGCTCGTCGTCGCTGTAATCGCCCTCGGCGCGCAGGTATTGCGTCGCGAACAATCCCAGCGTGGCCGCAGCGGAGCGGAGCTCGGCGTTCGCGCCGGAAAATTGACGCTGGTAGACGGTCAGCAGCTGCTTCTCGGCGCCCGGCGCCGACAGCGCGTCGATGAAGGCGGGCAGGCGGTCGTCCAGCGGAAGGTCGGTAAGCGGCCAGCGCGTGCGGCCCTCGCTCCATGCGGTATCGAGCCTGGCGTGCAGCTCGGGCGGGACGGCGTGGCGCGAGTAGCTCACCAGGTCGTTGCGCCGCAGGTCGCGGATCAGCTGCTCGACGGCCTGCGTGGGTTCGGTCGGGGTCGGCTCGACCACCGGCGCGGGCGCGCGCTGGCAACCGGCCACCGCGAGGGCTGCCAGCAGCGTCAGCGCGGCGGTGGCGCGTGCGATCGATGTCATGCGGATGCGGCTCCCCCGAAGTCGCTGGCGGCATCTTGGCGGCGCGACCGGATGCCGGCAAGCCAAGGCCGTCCCGGATTGAAAAAGTGGAATGGCGCGTCGGAATACCGGCATCACGTCACAAATCCGCGGGTCAAAAAGTGACGCAGCGTGTCGAAAAGCGTCTTCAGGCTCGAAAAGTGTGATCGAAATCCCGTTCAGGATTGGCGAAATCGGCTGCTTCACGCGTTCCTAACGGCCTGGAACGGTTTTTGAGACGGTTGGCACAGATTCTGCTTTCCAAGCCCTGACCCGGCATTCCTGCCGGCGCAAGCGTCCAGCCACGCGCCGGACCTTCCAACTCCAAGGGCTCCGTTCTCATGAAGAAGATCCTCCTCGTCGCGGCCGCCGTCGCCGGCCTCGCCTCCATCGCCCCGGCGTTCGCTGCCGACGGCACCATCACCGTCACCGGCAGCGTCAGCACCACGACCTGCAAGGTCGCCAACAACGGCGCCGTCGCCGTCGTGCTGCCGACCGTCGCCGCCACCGCGCTGAGCTCCGCCGCGGCCGTGGCCGGCTACCAGCCGTTCTCGATCAACCTCACCGGTTGCGGCGGCAGCACCCGCGTCACCACGTACTTCGAGCCGGGCGCCACGATCGCCGCCAACGGCAACCTGATCAACGCCGGCTCGGCGACGAACGTCCAGGTCCGCCTGTTCAACGACGACCGCTCGGTCATCAACCTGGCCGGCGGCCCGACCGCGCAGGGTTCCAAGCAGTTCACCATCGACACGGCCGGCGCGCTGAACTACTACGCCGCCTACTACGCCACCGCCCCGGCCACCGCCGGCACGGTGAGCACGAGCGTCATCTACTCGGTGACCTACCAGTAAGCAGTCCCCGCAGCGGGCGTGGCCATGCGCCTCGCCCGCTTTCGGCGCCCCCGGCCGATTCCAGAGATAACCCCATGACGACGATCTTCCACCGCGTCGCCGCCGCGGCGCTGCTCGCTGCGTGCGCCATCGCGCCTTCCGTGCACGCCAACGTGCTCATCGGCGGCACGCGCGTGATCCTTCCCGCGAAGGGTGGCGAGGTCACCGTCCGCCTGACCAACGACAACACGACGCCCGCCCTGGTGCAGGCGTGGATCGACCGCGGCGACCCGCAGTCGACGCCCGATTCGGTCGACACCCCTTTCCTGGTCACGCCGCCCATGTTCCGCATGGAGCCGCAGCGAGACCAGAGCCTGCGCATCCTCTACACCCGCGAACCCCTCCCGGCGGATCGCGAATCGCTGTTCTGGCTCAACGTGCTGGAAGTGCCGCCCAAGCCGGCGGAGCTGGAGGCCGATGGCAAGAACTACATGCAGCTTGCCGTGCGCTCGCGGCTGAAGCTGTTCTTCCGTCCGCAAGGCCTGCAGGGCGATCCGCTCAAGGCCGCCGAACAACTGCGCTTCCAGGTCTCGGCCGGATCGGTGCTGGTCAGCAACCCGACGCCGTACCACGTGACCATCAGCGACCTGGCCATCGACGTCGGCGGCAAGGCCTACGCCAGCGAAAGCGGCATGGTGGCCCCGATGTCGGAACTGCGCCTGCGCGCCGAAGGCCTCCCGGCCGCGGCGGCGGGCACGGCGGTCCGTTTCACCATCGTCAACGACTTCGGCGCGGCTACCGCGCTGACCGGAGCCGTCGCTCCGTGACGAACCGCGCCGGCCATCGCCTGCCGGCT from Lysobacter auxotrophicus encodes the following:
- a CDS encoding fimbrial biogenesis chaperone translates to MTTIFHRVAAAALLAACAIAPSVHANVLIGGTRVILPAKGGEVTVRLTNDNTTPALVQAWIDRGDPQSTPDSVDTPFLVTPPMFRMEPQRDQSLRILYTREPLPADRESLFWLNVLEVPPKPAELEADGKNYMQLAVRSRLKLFFRPQGLQGDPLKAAEQLRFQVSAGSVLVSNPTPYHVTISDLAIDVGGKAYASESGMVAPMSELRLRAEGLPAAAAGTAVRFTIVNDFGAATALTGAVAP
- a CDS encoding fimbrial protein translates to MKKILLVAAAVAGLASIAPAFAADGTITVTGSVSTTTCKVANNGAVAVVLPTVAATALSSAAAVAGYQPFSINLTGCGGSTRVTTYFEPGATIAANGNLINAGSATNVQVRLFNDDRSVINLAGGPTAQGSKQFTIDTAGALNYYAAYYATAPATAGTVSTSVIYSVTYQ